A stretch of Miscanthus floridulus cultivar M001 chromosome 13, ASM1932011v1, whole genome shotgun sequence DNA encodes these proteins:
- the LOC136499781 gene encoding uncharacterized protein, with product MDVIVVLGDQPYHNQVIVAGFSTHVLLVSRTPRRRKFRGIVSEDRKDEITARRNHRFQRRPARPRWPSSAARPSEPRALVCDTAPTRWLRVLAYSLPRAFAGAAAPPAGAATLASWRRALARALAAVIARQALAAALARALDAVLARRRSRPPVLAAALACALAVVLVRRRSRPRSPTGAALSRTRCRLPAGAARSRPRCRARPPMPCSSALPCSPADAALPCSSAGAHGRRCSLPRSPVRSLPCSSAGARGRARPPVPRARVLAVACPLVPRAHVLAAVLARRCRARPRCRARPPMPRSSALPCSPADAALVHATVLACSPAGAACSPPAAALAHRRRVRSRTSR from the exons ATGgatgtcatcgtcgtcctcggggACCAGCCCTACCACAATCAGGTCATCGTTGCCG GCTTCTCAACCCATGTCCTCCTCGTAAGCCGCACGCCGCGACGCAGAAAATTTAGAGGAATCGTTTCCGAAGACAGAAAAGATGAAATCACTGCTAGGAGAAACCATCGGTTTCAACGCCGCCCCGCTCGGCCGCGCTGGCCGTCCAGCGCTGCTCGCCCGTCGGAACCGCGTGCGCTCGTCTGCGACACCGCGCCCACGCGCTGGCTCCGCGTGCTCGCATACTCGCTGCCGCGTGCTTTTGCCGGAGCCGCTGCGCCGCCCGCCGGTGCCGCCACGCTCGCCAGCTGGCGCCGCGCGCTCGCCCGTGCGCTCGCTGCCGTGATCGCCCGCCAGGCGCTCGCTGCCGCGCTCGCCCGTGCGCTCGATGCCGTGCTCGCCCGCCGGCGCTCGCGGCCGCCGGTGCTCGCTGCCGCGCTCGCCTGTGCGCTCGCTGTCGTGCTCGTCCGCCGGCGCTCGCGGCCGCGCTCGCCCACCGGTGCCGCGCTCTCGCGTACTCGCTGTCGCTTGCCCGCTGGTGCCGCGCGCTCACGTCCTCGCTGCCGTGCTCGCCCGCCGATGCCGTGCTCGTCCGCGCTGCCATGCTCGCCCGCCGATGCCGCGCTGCCGTGCTCGTCCGCCGGCGCTCACGGCCGCCGGTGCTCGCTGCCGCGCTCGCCTGTGCGCTCGCTGCCGTGCTCGTCCGCCGGCGCTCGCGGCCGCGCTCGCCCGCCGGTGCCGCGCGCTCGCGTACTCGCTGTCGCTTGCCCGCTGGTGCCGCGCGCTCACGTCCTCGCTGCCGTGCTCGCCCGCCGATGCCGCGCTCGTCCGCGCTGCCGTGCTCGCCCGCCGATGCCGCGCTCGTCCGCGCTGCCGTGCTCGCCCGCCGATGCCGCGCTCGTCCACGCCACCGTGCTCGCGTGCTCGCCCGCCGGTGCCGCGTGCTCGCCGCCCGCCGCTGCGCTAGCCCACCGGCGCCGCGTGCGGTCACGTACTAGCCGCTGA